The following DNA comes from Cherax quadricarinatus isolate ZL_2023a chromosome 8, ASM3850222v1, whole genome shotgun sequence.
GAAGCTGCCATTGTTGGTAGTTCTAATGGTTGTGAAACTGCCACTTTTAGAAGAACTGATGGTTGTGAAGCTGCCAGTGTTGGTAGTTCTGCTGGTTGTGAAGCTGCCAGTGTTTGTAGTTCTGATGGTTGTGAAGCTGCCAGACTTGGTAGTTCTGATGGCTGTGAAGCTGCCGCTCTTGGGAGTTCTGATGGTTGTGAAGCTGCCAGTTGATAGTTCTGATGTTTGTGAAGCCTCCAGTGTTGGTACTTCTGACGATTCTGAAGCTGCCAGTGTTGGTAGCTAAGATGGTTGTGAAGCTGCCAATGTTGGTAGTTCTGATGGTTGTGAAGCTGTCAGTGTTGGTAGTTCTGATGGTTGTGAAGCTGCCAATGTTCGTAGTTCTGATGGTTGTGAATATGCCACTGTTGGTAGTTCCGATGGTTCTGAAGCTGCTAGTTGATAGTTCTGATGGTTGTGAAGCTGCCAgtgttggtagttgtgatggttgtgaagCTCCCAGTGTGGGTAGTTCTGATGCTTGTGAAGCTACCAGTGTTGGTAGTTCTAATGGTTGTGAAGATGCCAGTTCATAGTTCTGATGGTTGAGAAGCTACCACTGTTGGTAGGTCTGATGGCTGTCAAGCTGCCACTGGTGATAGTTCTGATGGGTGTGAAGCTGCCACTGGTGGTAGTTCTGATGGTTGTGGAGCTACCACTGTTGGTAGGTCTGATGGCTGTCAAGCTGCCATTGGTGATAGTTCTGATGGTTGTGAAGCTGTCAATGGTGGTAGTTCCGATGGCTGTGAAGCTGCCACTGTTGGTAGTTCTGATGGTTGTGAAGCTGCCACTGTTGGTAGTTCTAATGGTTGTGAAACTGCCACTTTAGGAAGTTCTGATGGTTGTGAAGCTGCCAGTTGATAGTTCTGATGGTTGTGAagccaccagtgttggtacttcTGACGGTTCtgaaggtgccagtgttggtagcTCTGGTTGTGAAGCTCCTAGTTGATAGTTCTGATGGTTGTGAAGCTGCCAGTATTTGTACTTCTGATAGTTGTGAAGCTGCCAGTGTTGGTAGCTCTGATGGTTGTAAACCTGCCACTGCTGGTAGTTCTGAAGGTTGTGAAGCTGCCACTGTTCGTAGTTCTTATGGTTGTGAAGCTGTCAGTTAATAGTTCTGATGGTTGTGAAGCTGCCACTGTTGGTAGTTCTGATGGTTGTGAAGCTGCCACTGTTGGTAGTTCTGATGGTTGTGAAGCTGCCAATTAATAGTTCTGATGGTTGTGAAGCTACCAGTGTAAGTAGTTCTGATGGTTGTGAAGCTGACAGTTGATAGTTCTGATGGTTGTGAAGCTGTCAGTGTTGATAGTTTTGATGGTTGTGAAGCTGCCAGTGTTGGTAGTTCTGATGGTTGCGAAGCTGCCAGTTGATAGTTCTGATGGCTGTCAAGCTGCCAGTGTTGGTAGATCTAATGGTTGTGGAGCTACCACTGTTGGTAGTTCTGATGTCTGTGTAGCTGCCACTGGTGGTAGTTCTCATGGTTGCGAAGCTGCCACTCGTGGTAGTTCTGATGGCTGTGAAGCTGCCACTGTTGGTAGTTCTAATGGTTGTGAAACTGCCAATTTTCGAAGTTCTGATGGTTGTGAAGCTGCCAGTGTTGATAGTTCTGATGGTTGTGAAGCTACCACTGTTGGTAGTTCTAATGGTTGTGAAGTTGTCACTGTTCGTAGTTCTGATGGTTGTGAAGCTGCCAGTGTTGGTAGTTCTCATAGTTGTGAAGCTGCCAGTGTTGGTAGTTCTGATGGTTGTGAAGCTACCAGTGTTGGTAGCTCTGATGGTTGTGAAGCTACCAGTGTTAGTAGTTCTGATAGTTGTGAAGCTGCCAGTGTTGGTAGTTCTGATAGTAGTGGAGCTACCACTGTTGGTAGTTCTAATGGCTGTCAAGCTGCCATAGGTGATATTTCCGATGGTTGTGAAGCTGCCACTGTTGGTAGTTCTGATGGTTGTGAAGCTGTCACTGTTGGTAGTTCTGATGATTGTGAAGCTGTCAATGGTGGTAGTTCTGATGGTTGTGAAGCTGCCACTGTTGGTAGTTCTGATGGTTGTGAAGCTGTCACTGTTGGTAGTTCTGTTGGCTGTGAAGATGCCAGTTTATACTTCTGATGGCTGTGAAGCTGCCACTGGTAGTAGTTCTGATGGTTGTTATGCTGCCATGGTGGTAGTTCTGATGGTTGTGGAGTTACCACTGTAGGTAGTTCTCATGGTTGTGAAGCTGCCACTGGTAGCAGTTCTGATGGTTGTGAAGCTGCCAATGGTAGTAGTTCTGATGGTTGTGGAGTTACCACTGTTGGTAGTTCTGATGGTTGTGAAGCTGTCACTGTTGGTAGTTCTGATGGCTGTGAAGATGCCAGTTTATACTTCTGATGGCAGTGAAGCTGCCACTGGTAGTAGTTCTGATGGTTGTTATGCTGCCATGGTGGTAGTTCTGATGGTTGTGGAGTTACCACTGTTGGTAGTTCTGATGGTTGTGAAGCTGCCACTGTTGGTAGTTCCGATGATTGTAAAGCTGCCATTGTTGGTAGTTCTGATGGTTATGAAGCTGCCAGTGTTGGCAGTTCTGATGGTTGTGAAGCTCCCAGTGTTGGCAGTTCTGATGGTTGTGAAGCTCCCAGTGTTGGTAGTTCTAATGGTTGTGAAACTGCCACTTTTCAAAGTTCTTATGGTTGTGAAGCTGCCAGTGTTGGTAGTTCTGATGGTTGTTAAGCTGCCAGTGTTGGTAGTTCTGATGGTTATGAAGCTGCCAGTGTTGGCAGTTCTGATGGTTGTGAAGCTCCCAGTGTTGGCAGTTCTGATGGTTGTGAAGCTGCTAGTTGACAGTTCTCATGGTTGCAAAGCTGCCAGTCTTTGTAGTTCTGATGGTTGTGAAGCTGCCAGTGTTGGTAGTTCTGATGGTTGTGAACCTGCCACTGCTGGTAGTTCTGTTGGTTATGAAGCTGCCACTGTTGGTAGTTCTGATGGTTGTGAAGTTGCCAGTGTTTGTAGTTCTGATGATTGTGAAGCTGTCCTTGTTGGAAGTTCTGAGGGTTGTGAAGCTGCCAATGTTCGTAGTTCTGATGGTTGTGAAGCTGCCACTGTTGGTAGTTCAGATGGTTGTGGAGCTACCACTGTTGATAGTTCTGAGGCTCTCAAGCCGCCACTGGTGATAGTTCGGATGGTTGTGAACCTGCCAGTGTTGGTAGCTCTGATGGCTGTGAAATTGACATTCTTGGTAGTTCTGATGGTTGTGAAGCTTCCAGTTGATAGTTCTGATGGTTGAGAagccaccagtgttggtacttcTGACGGTTCTGAAGCTGCCAGTGGTGGTAGTTCTGATGGTTGTGAAGCTGCTAGTTGATAGTTCTGATGGTTGTAAAGCTGCCCGTCTTTGTAGTTCTGATGGTTGTGAAGCTGCCAGTGGTGGTAGGTTTGATGGTTGTGAACATGCCACTGCTGGTAGTTCTGATGGTTGTGATGCTGCCACTGTTGGTAGTTCTGATGGTTGTGAAGCTCCCAGTGCTGGCAGTTCTGATGGTTGTGAAGttgacactgctggtagttctgATGGTTGTGAAGCTGCCAGTTGATAGTTCTGATGGTTGTGAAGCTACCAGTGTTAGTAGTTCATATGGTTGTGAAGCTGCCAGTTGATAGTTCTGATGGTTGTGAAGCTGTCAGTGATGGTAGTTCTGATGGTTGTGAAGCTGCCAGTTTTGGTAGTTCAGATGGTTGTGAAGCTGCCACTGTTGGTAGTTCTTATGGTTATGAAGCTGCCACTGTTGGTAGTTCTGATGGTTGTGAAGCTGCTGTTGATAGTTCTGATGGTTGTGAAGCTGCCAGTGTTGGTAGTTCTGATGGTTGTGGAGCTACCACTGTTGGTATTTCTATTGGCTGTCAAGCTGCCACAAGTGATAGTTCCGATGGTTGTGAAGCTGCCACTGGTGGTAGTTCTGATGGTTGTGAAGCTGTCAATGGTGGTAGTTTTGATGGTTGTGAAGCTGCCACTGTTGGTAGTTCTGATGGTTGTGAAGATGCCAGTTGATAGTTCTGATGGTTGTGAAGCTACCAGTGTTAGTAGCTCTGATGGTTATGAAGCTGCCAGTGTTGGTAGATCTGATGGTTGTGGAGGTACAACTGTTGGCAGTTATGATGTCTGTGAAGCTGCCACTGGTAGTAGTTCTGATGGTTGTGAAGGATGCCAATGGTGGTAGTTCTGATGGTTGTGGAGTTACCACTGTTGGTACTTCCGATGATTGTGAAGCTGCCACTGTTGGTAGTTCTAATGGTTGTGAAGCTGTCACTTTTGGAAGATCTGATGGTTGTGAAACTGCCAATGTTGGTAGTTCTGATGGTTGTGAAGTTGCCAGTGTTTGTAGTTCTGATGATTGTGAAGCTGTCAGTGTTGGTAGTTCTGATGGTTGTGAAGCTGCCAATGTAGGTAGTTCTGATGGTTGTGAAGTTGCCAGTGTTTGTAGTTCTGATGATTGTGAAGCTGCCAGTGTTGGTAGTTCTGAGGGTTGTGAAGCTGCCAATGTTCGTAGTTCTGATGGTTGTGAAGCTGCTAGTTGGTAGTTCTGATGGTTGTAAAGCTGCCAGTGTTGGTAGTTCTGAGGGTTGTGAAGCTGCCAATGTTCGTAGTTCTGATGGTTGTGAAGCTGCTAGTTGGTAGTTCTGATGGTTGTAAAGCTGCCAGTGTTGGTAGTTCTGATGGTTGTGAAGCTGCCAGTGTTGGTCGTTCTGATGGTTGTGAAGCTTCCAGTGTTGGTAGTTCTGATGGTTGTGAAGATGCCAGTTGATAGTTCTGATGGTTGTGAAGCTACCAGTGTTAGTAGTTCTGATGGTTGTGAAGCTGCCAGTGTTGGTAGATCTGATGGTTGTGGAGCTACCACTGTTGGTAGTTCTGATGGCTGTCAAGCTGCCACTGGTGATAATTTTGATGGTTGTGAAGCTGTCACTGGTGGTAGTTCTGATTGTTGTGAAGCCGTCAATGGTGGTAGTTTTGATGGTTGTGAAACTGCCAATGGTGTTCTGATAGTGCCAGTCTGATGGTTGTGAAGCTGCCAGTGTTGGTAGATCTGATGGTTGTGGAGTTGCGAATGGTGGTAGTTCTGATGGTTGTGAAGCTGCCACTgttctgatggtagtggtggtatggttGTGAACCTGCCACTGTTGGTAGTATAGATGGTTGTGAAGCTGCCACTGTTAGGATGATTGTGAAGctgctgttggtaaatggttgtGAAACTGCCACTTTTGGTAGttctgatatttgtgaaactGCCAGTGTTGGTAGTTCTGATGGTTGTGAAGCTGCCAGTGTTGGTAGATCTGATGGTTGTGAAGCTACCAGTGTTGGTAGTTCTGATGGTTGTGAAGCTGCCAATGGTGGTAGTTCTGATGGTTGTGAAGCTGCCAATGGTGGTATTTCTGATGGTTGTGAACCTGCCACTGTTGGTAGTTCCGATGATTGTGAAGCTGCCACTGTTGGTAGTTCTAATGGTTGTGAAACCGCCACTTTTGGTAGttctgatatttgtgaaactGCTAGTTGATATTTTTGATGGTTGTGAAGCTCCCAGTGTTTGTAGTTCTGATGGTTGTGAAGCTCCCAGTGTTGGTAGTTCTGATGGCTGTTAAGCGGCCAGTGTTGGTAGTTCTGATGGTTGTGGAGCTACCACTGGTGATAGTTCTGATGGTTGTGAAGCTGCCACTGGTGGTAGTTCTGATGGTTGCGAAGCTGTCAATGGTGGTAGTTCTGATGGTTGTGAAGCTGGCACTGTTGGTAGTTCTGATGTCTGTGAAGCTGCCACTGGCGGTAGTTTTGATGGTTGTGAAGCTTTCACTGGTGGTAGTTCGGATGATTTTTAAGCTGCCACTGTCGGTAGTTCTAATGGTTGTGAAACTGCCAGTTGATAGTTCTGATGGTTGAGAAGCCACCAGTGATGGTACTTCTGACGGTTCTGAAGCTTCCAGTGTTGGTAGTTCTGATGGTTGTGAACATGCCACTGCTGGTAGGTCCGATGGTTGTGAAGCTGCCACTGTTGGTTGTTCTGATGGTTGTGAAGCTGCCAGTGTTGGCAGTTCTGATGGTTGTGAAGCTGCCACTGTTGGTAGTTCTGATGGTTGTGAAGCTCCCAGTGTTTGTAGTTCTGATGGTTGTGAAGCTGCCAGTGTTGGTAGTTCTGATGGCTGTTAAGCGGCCAGTGTTGGTAGTTCTGATGGTTGTGGAGCTACCACTGTTGATAGTTCTGATGGCTGCAAAGCTGCCACTGGTGATAGTTCTGATGGTTGTGAAGCTGCCACTGGTGGTAGTTCTGATGGTTGTGAAGCTGTCAATGGTGGTAGTTCTGATGGTTGTGAAGCTGTCAATGGTGGTAGTTCTGATGGTTGTGAAGCTGGCACTGTTGGTAGTTCTGATGGTTGTgaagttgccagtgttggtagtTCTGAAGGTTGTGAAGATGCCAATTGATAGTTCTGATGGTTGTGAAGCTACCAGTGTTAGTAGTTCTGACGTCTGAGAAGCTACCACTGGTGGTAGTTCTGATGGTTGTGaagctaccactgttgttagttCTGATGTCTGTGAAGCTGCCACTGGTGGTAGTTCTGATGGTTGTGAAGCTTCCACTGGTGGTAGTTCGGATGACTTTTAAGCTGCCACTGTCGGTAGTTCTAATGGTTGTGAAACTGCCACTTTTGGAAGTTCTGATGGTTGTGAAGCTGCCAGTGTTGGTAGTTCTGATGGTTGTGAAGCTGCCAGTGTTGGTAGTTCTGATGGTTGTGAAGCTGCCAGTGTTGGTAGCTCTGATGGCTGTGAAGCTGACACTCTTGGTAGTTCTGATGGTTGTGAAGCTGCCAGTTGACAGTTCTGATGGTTGAGAagccaccagtgttggtacttATGACGGTTCTGAAGCTGCCAGTGTTGGTAGTTCTGATGGTTGTGAACCTGCCACTGCTGGTAGTTCTGATGGTTGTGAAGCTGCTACTGTTGGTAGTTCTAATGGTCGTGAAGCTAGATGGTCTAATGATGTCGTGAAGTTCTGATGGTTGTGAAGCTGCCACTGTTTGGTAGCTCTGATGGTTGTGAAGCTGTTAGTTGTGGTAGTTCTAATGGTCGTGAAACTGCCACTTTTggaagttgtgatggttgtggagcTACCACTGTTGATAGTTCTGATGGCTCTCTAGCTGCCACTGGTGATAGTTCTGATGGTTGTGAAGCTGCCAGTGTTGATAGCTCTGATGGCTGTGAAGCTGACACTCTTGGTAGTTCTGATGGTTGTGAAGCTGCCAGTTGATAGTTCTGATGGTTGTGAAGCCACCAGTTTTGGTACTTCTGACGGTTCTGAAGCTGCCAGTGTTGGTAGTTCTGATGGTTGTGAAGCTGCTAGTTGATAGTTCTGATGGTTGTGAAGCTGCCAGTGTGTGTAGTTCTGATGGTTGTGAAGCTGCCACTGTTGGTAGTTCTGATGGTTGTGAACCTGCCACTGTTGGTAGTTCTGATGGTTGTGAAGCTGCCACTGTTGGTAGTTCTGATGGTTGTGAAGCTGCCAGTGTTGGCAGTTCTGATGGTTGTGAagctgtcactgctggtagttctgATGGTTGTGAAGCTGCCAGTTGATAGTTCTGATGGTTGTGAAGCTACCAGTGTTAGTAGTTCTTATGGCTGTGAAGCAGCCAGTTGATAGTTCTGATGGTTGTGAAGCTGTCAGTGTTGGTAGTTCTGATGGTTGTGAAGCTGCCATTGTTGGTAGTTCCGATCATTGTGAAGCTGCCAATGTTGGTTGTTCTAATGGCTGTGAAACTGCCACTTTTGGAAGTTCTGATGGTTGTGAAGCTGCCTCTGTTGGTAGTTCTAATGGTTGTGAAGCTGCCAGTGTTGGTAGTTCTGATGGTTGTGAAGCTGCCAATGTTGGTAGTTCTGATGGTTGTaaagctgctggtgctagtagctCTCGTGTTCGTGAAATTGCTGGTGCTGGAAACTTAGATGGTTATTACTCATAATTTTGTTGTCGTTTCTCTTTATTAATGTTGATATTtctgactgctgttgttgttgtttctcacTGCTTCTGGTCTTTCCGGTTCCACCACTCTTTTggttctgcttctgctgcttgttGTCATTCTACTGCTACTGGCTCTAATTCCACTGCTGTTTGctgaagctgttgctgctgctcaacCTCCTTGCGCATGTCGTAAGCAACTGCAGCAGGCATGAAGAGCCAGCAGACGAAGGTGAGACCCATCACGGCTCCCAGAACACTGAGACTCACAGTGTAGCTGCCACTCTTGTCTAGAATCAGACCTGGAAACGCAGAGTGGTGAATGTGATGCTTCCCATGATATCATAGCTGCATAGATAATTGGATATGCTATCATCGTAATCCAGTCGTTCAATAAAATTATGTAAAGAAATATTAAAACTAATATCAGTGGAAAACTGGAGAGGTAAGGGACtaaccacctactatcaaggatGTGGAATCGATCACTTCAGAATTATTCCTCcatttctactgtctccagtgttataatctcctgtatttgactgaagaagcctgctgcacAGGCGGAACACTTCGACAGTAAGTTAGTTgagtgtgtgataaatggttaaaaaaaaagacaagttaaagattgagacacttatgtaacatattggaatctttattgaggaaacgtttcggcacacagcggcttcatcagtccaatacaaatcagaagggtttaaggagaggaggagtttgaggtaatcagtccctcagcctggagtcgatgtgttcagtccatcagtcttgtagaatgtacagcataggaccgtagacgtggtgaggcgaagcaggaggaggcggggtcatagtggtaccatccactagtcgaagtaggtcttcgttcaaaggttggacaagttttgaagaattctttgtattaaGATCTCATGTAGTCAGCATGATGCTGCAGcatcacctgactacagtatataagccacttctacggccctatcctgtactttctacaagattgatggactgaacacatcgactccaggctgagggactgattacctcaagctcctcctctccttacaaccTT
Coding sequences within:
- the LOC138852416 gene encoding uncharacterized protein, translating into MACLVLAVWGCGVGAFWGVINMLTVDYVGLDNLLVFSSVSSLINCVWLLVFSPLFGLILDKSGSYTVSLSVLGAVMGLTFVCWLFMPAAVAYDMRKEVEQQQQLQQTAVELEPVAVE